In a genomic window of Brettanomyces nanus chromosome 1, complete sequence:
- a CDS encoding uncharacterized protein (BUSCO:EOG093403TH~EggNog:ENOG41): MIIWGIFDIHRLRQAKNIRGKAPALFPVKMALILLQLVFQIWLVIYNAKNTQYIPPDVTFLNDYKWWSLVLSLVAMTVSLILSYIENYKTYISCTSLITFWFFFAVAGYFRIINIYLRSGSAVYLFITVATTVNSIAIAVIEINYSPRATFKEQSSENYNPIDYANIFGKLTFTWLTPLMQKGYHKFLEQKDLPSLPEELRSEVLYSNLDKQWITELNRNGKPSLLRAIAKSFGKPFMGAAIFKLIQDCIAFVQPQLLKKLILFVNDYSKDHSIPLTRGFMIVTAMFGFSVVQTAALHQYFQRVFDTGIKIKSSLNCLIYKKALVLSPEAKQKKSTGDIVNLMSVDTQRLQDLCQNLQIIWSGPFQITLCLISLYQLIGNAMWVGVCILLITFPLNTIVFRKQRVLQKRQMKVKDERTGLISEMLNNIKSLKLYAWENPYKANLTSVRNDKELKNLKKIGIFQAGNQFIFNSTPHLVSSSTFALFLWKYSSRPLSTDIVFTALSLFNLLGFPLAVLPWVIGGVIEAQVSLKRLTDFLTSDELDINTVHRMPAVTKKNDVCVEIDNADFLWSRDPYKVAMVNINYKALKGDLHCIVGRVGAGKSAMLQAILGDLHKTKGIVVTHGTVAYVPQIPWIMNGTIKENILFGCKFEPNFYLKTLKACALTLDLDILPDSDSTQVGERGISLSGGQKARLSLARAVYARADIYVMDDILSAVDEHVGRHLINNVLGPDGLLMSRCRILSTNNLHVLEFAEQITLLSEGRIIESGSYADLMSREDDSELFKLLSEFGTKNRDTGDEDPNKSSTETTADNGKNGEVLEKTTSTESSESFSISGDLDDEIKRASKKDIRKAEPEDFTEVVKRKEDSDEAAGRDEQHEHGKVKWGVYMSYFRACGINHVVLMLFFTVLYMALSVAANVWLKHWSELNSRMGYNPTPWANLAVYFALCMSSTFFLLCQTLVQWLLCSISGSRILHKGMLQSVLRAPMEFFEITPIGRILNRFSNDIYRIDESLFRVFSSFFSTSVKVLFTVLVIVFSTWQFIFFVIPLSFIYRYYQKYYLSSSRELRRLDSVSRSPIFAHFEETLTGVATIRAYNQVKRFIFLNQYKMDTNMSAYHPSVSANRWLAVRLEFLGSMIIVGASGLLIVTLRSGHVTPGLVGLSVSYALQVTQSLNWIVRMTVDIESNIVSVERVLEYSHLTPEAPEIIKESRPPSKWPFNGAISFDDYSARYRPELDLVLKHISISISMKEKIGIVGRTGAGKSSLTLAIFRIIEATEGHINIDKVNTSEIGLFDLRSRLSIIPQDSQIFQGSIRSNLDPINQYPDDDLWKALELSHLDSHVKKMYEEVEDKASVKYNPLEVRLSEGGSNLSVGQRQLMCLARALCKKDCKILVLDEATANVDVRTDSIVQETIRSAFKERTILTIAHRLNTIIDSDRIIVLDKGRVSEFDTPQNLLKDTNSLFYSLCKEGGLIGHEDDLEKGEE; encoded by the coding sequence ATGATTATTTGGGGGATTTTTGACATCCACCGTTTGAGACAAGCTAAAAATATCCGAGGAAAGGCTCCTGCTCTTTTCCCCGTCAAGATGGCACTAATTTTACTTCAGCTGGTGTTTCAGATATGGCTTGTCATATACAATGCCAAGAATACCCAGTATATTCCACCAGATGTTACCTTTCTCAACGATTATAAATGGTGGTCCctggttctttctttggtagCTATGACTGTGTCCTTGATCCTATCTTACATTGAGAATTACAAGACCTACATATCCTGCACTTCTTTGATAACGTTCTGGTTTTTTTTCGCCGTTGCTGGTTATTTCAGAATCATTAACATCTATTTGAGAAGTGGGTCTGCCGTTTATCTGTTCATTACTGTGGCCACTACTGTCAATTCGATCGCCATTGCAGTCATTGAGATCAACTACTCTCCAAGGGCTACCTTCAAGGAACAGTCTTCCGAGAATTATAATCCAATCGACTACGCAAATATATTTGGTAAACTCACATTCACATGGCTTACTCCATTGATGCAGAAAGGATACCATAAGTTTCTCGAGCAGAAGGATTTGCCATCATTACCAGAAGAACTAAGATCTGAAGTATTATATTCCAACCTGGATAAGCAATGGATAACTGAATTGAACCGAAATGGCAAGCCTTCATTGCTTCGTGCCATAGCGAAATCTTTTGGTAAACCATTTATGGGTGCAGCCATATTCAAGTTGATTCAAGATTGCATTGCTTTCGTTCAGCCTCAGCTattaaagaagttgattttGTTTGTCAATGACTACTCCAAGGATCACTCTATTCCTCTTACCAGAGGTTTCATGATTGTTACTGCCATGTTTGGATTTTCTGTCGTTCAAACTGCCGCCTTGCATCAGTATTTCCAAAGAGTCTTTGATACAGGTATCAAGATTAAGTCCTCACTGAACTGCCTCATCTATAAAAAAGCATTGGTCCTTTCGCCTGAGGCTaaacagaagaaatccACTGGTGATATTGTCAACTTAATGTCTGTTGATACTCAGCGTCTTCAGGACTTGTGCCAAAATCTGCAAATAATCTGGTCCGGTCCTTTCCAAATTACCCTATGCTTGATTTCTCTTTACCAGTTGATTGGTAATGCTATGTGGGTTGGAGTTTGTATCTTATTGATTACGTTCCCACTGAACACTATAGTTTTCAGAAAGCAGAGAGTTTTACAGAAAAGGCAAATGAAGGTCAAGGATGAGAGAACTGGATTGATTTCAGAAATGTTGAATAATATCAAATCACTAAAGTTGTATGCTTGGGAGAATCCATATAAAGCCAATCTTACAAGTGTGAGAAATGACAAAGAGCTaaaaaacttgaagaagattggtATCTTCCAAGCTGGAAATCAATTCATCTTTAACTCTACACCTCATCTGGTCAGTTCGTCAACATTTGCATTGTTTCTTTGGAAATACAGCAGTCGGCCCTTAAGTACTGATATTGTTTTCACTGCTCTTTCGTTATTCAATTTATTAGGCTTCCCATTAGCTGTTTTACCTTGGGTTATTGGTGGTGTCATTGAGGCGCAGGTCTCTCTTAAGAGATTAACCGATTTTTTGACTAGCGATGAGTTAGACATCAACACTGTTCATCGTATGCCTGCTGTCaccaagaaaaatgatgTGTGTGTGGAAATTGATAACGCAGATTTCCTATGGTCCAGAGATCCTTATAAAGTGGCTATGGTCAACATCAATTACAAGGCACTTAAGGGTGACCTTCATTGTATCGTGGGAAGGGTCGGAGCCGGTAAGTCGGCCATGCTTCAAGCAATTTTGGGAGACTTACATAAGACGAAAGGTATAGTGGTGACTCATGGTACCGTTGCCTATGTTCCACAAATTCCATGGATCATGAACGGTACTATCAAGGAAAACATTCTTTTCGGCTGCAAGTTCGAGCCTAATTTCTATCTGAAAACGTTGAAGGCATGCGCTCTAACGCTTGATCTGGATATATTACCTGATAGCGACTCAACTCAGGTCGGTGAGAGGGGTATTAGTTTGTCTGGAGGCCAAAAAGCTCGTTTGTCGTTGGCAAGGGCTGTGTATGCTAGAGCTGACATCTATGTGATGGATGATATTTTGAGTGCCGTCGACGAACATGTTGGCAGGCATCTTATAAACAATGTGTTGGGACCAGATGGCTTGCTTATGAGTAGATGCCGTATTTTATCTACGAACAATTTGCATGTGTTAGAGTTTGCCGAACAGATTACTCTGCTTTCTGAGGGAAGAATTATCGAGAGTGGAAGTTATGCCGATTTGATGTCTCGTGAGGATGATTCTGAATTGTTCAAGTTATTATCAGAGTTTGGCACTAAAAATAGAGATACCGGTGATGAAGACCCTAATAAGTCTTCTACAGAGACTACTGCTGATAATGGAAAAAATGGGGAGGTTCTTGAGAAGACGACCAGCACTGAAAGCAGTGAATCATTCTCCATTTCCGGTGATCTagatgatgaaatcaaGAGAGCTTCTAAAAAGGACATTCGAAAGGCCGAACCTGAAGACTTTACGGAAGTTGTAAAACGGAAAGAAGATTCGGACGAGGCTGCAGGTAGGGACGAGCAACATGAGCATGGAAAAGTGAAGTGGGGAGTTTACATGTCATACTTTCGTGCATGTGGTATCAACCACGTGGTATTGATGCTTTTCTTTACTGTCCTTTACATGGCATTATCTGTTGCTGCGAACGTTTGGTTAAAACACTGGTCTGAGCTAAATAGTAGAATGGGTTATAATCCCACCCCTTGGGCCAATCTCGCCGTCTACTTTGCTCTCTGTATGTCTTCtacctttttcttgttgtGTCAGACTTTGGTGCAGTGGTTATTGTGTTCCATTTCTGGATCCAGAATTCTTCATAAGGGCATGTTACAGAGTGTCTTGCGTGCGCCAATGGAGTTCTTTGAGATTACACCTATAGGACGAATTTTGAATAGATTCTCCAATGATATCTACAGAATTGACGAGAGCTTGTTCAGGGTCTTCAGCAGTTTCTTCTCCACTAGTGTTAAGGTGCTTTTCACAGTCCTGGTCATCGTGTTCTCCACCTGGcaattcatttttttcgtAATTCCTTTGAGTTTCATTTACAGATACTATCAGAAGTACTActtatcatcttccagaGAACTCAGACGTCTTGACTCTGTGTCGAGATCACCCATTTTTGCTCATTTCGAAGAAACTTTGACTGGTGTGGCAACCATTAGAGCCTATAACCAGGTAAAGagattcatctttttgaacCAGTATAAGATGGATACAAACATGAGTGCTTACCACCCATCAGTTAGCGCTAACAGATGGCTAGCAGTGAGATTAGAGTTCTTAGGTTCTATGATTATTGTTGGGGCATCAGGTCTATTGATTGTTACTTTACGAAGCGGCCACGTGACTCCGGGTTTGGTCGGTCTATCCGTTTCATACGCTTTACAAGTGACGCAGTCTCTCAATTGGATTGTGAGAATGACTGTGGATATTGAGTCTAACATTGTTTCTGTGGAAAGGGTCTTGGAGTACTCTCATTTGACACCTGAGGCTCCTgaaataataaaagaaagTAGACCACCTTCGAAATGGCCATTTAATGGAGCTATCTCGTTTGACGACTATTCTGCTAGATATAGACCCGAACTAGATTTGGTGTTGAAACATATAAGCATTTCCATCTCCatgaaggaaaaaattgGTATTGTGGGAAGGACTGGTGCAGGTAAATCTTCATTGACCCTTGCAATTTTCCGTATAATCGAAGCTACAGAGGGCCATATTAATATCGATAAGGTGAATACTTCTGAGATTGGATTGTTTGACTTGAGATCACGACTTTCAATAATTCCTCAGGACTCCCAAATATTCCAAGGATCGATCCGATCGAACCTTGATCCAATCAATCAATACcctgatgatgatttatGGAAAGCATTGGAACTTTCACATCTTGACAGTCATGTTAAGAAAATGTACGAGGAAGTGGAGGACAAGGCCTCTGTGAAATACAATCCGTTAGAAGTGAGACTCAGTGAGGGAGGATCAAATTTG
- a CDS encoding uncharacterized protein (EggNog:ENOG41) → MAYKGKIKPKKVHNEKSSDRRLASGYRPNSFLKSNQELTIKDHKALERTVPVLNDILKARKDESKKSGKVVERVDPKTGRKWYDASLVDWNPSHFRLFVGNLGPDVTEELLFRIFIKYPSLSKVKIPSEMKNDKVENKGYGFISFADADDYLHCFKEMNGKYAGSKPIVLQKARTEIGKTVSKGKYLQIHHQNNRKPKKDRKRKPLV, encoded by the coding sequence ATGGCATACAAAGGCAAGATAAAACCCAAGAAAGTGCACAATGAAAAGTCGTCGGATCGTCGTTTGGCCTCTGGTTACAGACCTAACagcttcttgaagagtAATCAGGAACTCACAATCAAGGATCATAAAGCTTTAGAGAGAACGGTACCTGTTTTAAATGATATTTTGAAAGCCAGAAAGGAcgaatcaaagaaatcggGAAAAGTTGTGGAAAGGGTGGATCCTAAAACGGGACGTAAATGGTACGATGCATCTCTAGTGGACTGGAATCCGTCACATTTTAGGCTATTTGTTGGTAATTTGGGTCCAGATGTTACAGAAGAGCTGCTTTTCCGGATCTTTATCAAatatccttctctttcaaaagtgaagattccaagtgagatgaagaatgataAAGTGGAAAACAAAGGTTATGGATTCATATCGTTTGCAGACGCTGACGACTATCTACACTGcttcaaagagatgaatgGAAAATATGCTGGAAGCAAACCCATTGTCTTGCAAAAGGCCAGAACGGAGATAGGGAAAACAGTAAGCAAGGGAAAATACCTGCagattcatcatcaaaacAATCGCAAGCCCAAGAAAGATAGAAAAAGGAAGCCACTTGTATAG
- a CDS encoding uncharacterized protein (EggNog:ENOG41): protein MLLLAKPFLSTAFIVARRSVSSSFRPSISPIHSALQFSFPRFQSNLQKRDPEHNKHISADAFEKKEVIKRRIPGERVQGNTLQDRFPSTWKFDLEAMPTLLPRPGVPEPNRYPLAKMYQFLKSKKEPELIYEAEPHKLYFVFCYAFAIVFIVYSVNALVIGRQLTDRMYADNEMNLENWKLDLEYIMHGVIVMVLGLLPLSVGFGFLWLPTRLIRRIWYLPAGAGRGAYIRFTTHPLLPNRPTPIRIMPLGSLQKSITARIYSGKGFYGVNDSSFFFFLRESGKKLPFIVDRKGFFWGDGRIFDLIFSNSSIDEVESSKKIDEVYGDMLKERRAKQQELRKQYGFGWRTKAAGKLMLNDISKIKSILGEDGKTPVKKEEPKKPEKSEETEEPKNT from the coding sequence ATGTTGCTTCTTGCCAAACCTTTCCTTTCGACGGCATTTATTGTTGCCAGAAGATCtgtatcttcatcttttcgTCCTTCGATTTCTCCTATTCATTCTGCTTTGCAATTCAGTTTTCCTCGATTCCAGTCGAATCTTCAAAAACGTGATCCTGAGCATAACAAACACATTTCTGCCGATGcctttgaaaaaaaagaggtgATCAAGAGAAGGATCCCCGGTGAAAGAGTGCAGGGTAATACACTTCAGGACAGATTCCCGTCCACCTGGAAATTCGATCTGGAAGCAATGCCAACTCTACTGCCACGTCCCGGGGTCCCCGAGCCAAATAGATATCCATTGGCAAAGATGTATCAGTTTCTTAAATCTAAGAAGGAACCCGAGCTCATATATGAGGCTGAACCACATAAACTCTACTTTGTGTTCTGTTATGCCTTTGCTATAGTTTTCATAGTGTACTCTGTCAATGCCTTGGTCATTGGTCGTCAACTAACCGATAGGATGTATGCGGACAACGAaatgaatttggaaaacTGGAAATTGGATCTTGAGTATATCATGCATGGTGTGATTGTCATGGTATTGggtcttcttcctctttctgttgGATTCggatttctttggcttcCCACCAGATTGATTCGTCGTATATGGTACCTACCTGCTGGTGCTGGTAGAGGTGCGTATATTAGATTCACTACTCATCCATTGTTACCAAATCGTCCCACACCAATTCGTATCATGCCTCTAGGCTCTTTGCAGAAATCGATTACCGCTAGGATATACTCTGGTAAGGGATTCTATGGTGTCAATGactcctcttttttcttctttctcagaGAAAGTGGTAAGAAGCTCCCCTTTATAGTGGATAGAAAAGGATTTTTCTGGGGTGATGGCAGAATTTTTGACTTGATTTTCAGTAACAGTTCCATCGATGAGGTAGAAAGCTCCAAGAAAATCGATGAAGTCTATGGTGATATGTtaaaggagagaagagcTAAGCAGCAAGAGCTGAGGAAACAGTATGGTTTTGGTTGGAGAACTAAAGCTGCCGGTAAGTTGATGTTGAACGATATCTCTAAGATCAAGAGTATATTAGGAGAAGACGGTAAGACTCCtgtaaagaaagaggagcCAAAGAAGCCAGAGAAGTCGgaagagacagaagaaccaaagaaTACTTAA